A region from the Silene latifolia isolate original U9 population chromosome 7, ASM4854445v1, whole genome shotgun sequence genome encodes:
- the LOC141592710 gene encoding putative phytol kinase 1, chloroplastic isoform X1, which produces MNCFLNTSSPNLQLLNTRFAIDASRLSYLNSHQFHRNYNISIPIFRRKISIRRYTYFYPQIRRTKAVSPPHAVVPGDGAFIQDAGATALVLGGGYAFVSVFEYLTQNNIIPQKLSRKLVHILSGLFFMVSWPLFSTSSTSRYFASLVPLANGLKLLVYGLSLVTDEGLVKSVTREGKPEELLRGPLYYVLILALCAVVFWRDSPVGLISLSMMSGGDGVADIMGRKFGTEKIPYNKKKSWAGSISMFAFGFLTSLGMLYYFSSLGYFQLNWVSTVKSVAVISFLASVIESLPIGELIDDNLSVPLATMIIAYMCFSL; this is translated from the exons ATGAACTGTTTTCTCAATACTTCTTCTCCAAATCTCCAATTATTGAACACACGATTCGCCATTGATGCTTCTCGATTAAGCTACCTTAATTCACATCAATTTCATCGCAATTACAACATCTCAATTCCTATTTTTCGCCGAAAAATCTCAATCCGTCGTTATACTTATTTTTATCCTCAAATCCGGCGAACAAAGGCGGTTTCGCCGCCGCATGCGGTGGTTCCTGGCGACGGCGCGTTTATTCAGGACGCTGGAGCTACGGCGTTGGTTCTCGGTGGTGGTTATgcttttgtttcggtttttgagTATCTCACTCAAAATAACATCATTCCTCAG AAGTTGAGCAGAAAGCTAGTCCATATCTTATCTGGGCTATTTTTCATGGTGTCCTGGCCTCTATTTAG CACGTCGTCAACTTCTCGCTATTTTGCATCTCTTGTACCACTTGCAAACGGCTTAAAACTTCTCGTGTATGGGCTTTCCCTCGTGACTGATGAAGGGCTTGTCAAATCAGTCACCCGAGAAGGAAAACCAGA AGAACTTCTACGCGGTCCACTATACTACGTTCTGATTTTAGCATTATGTGCTGTTGTCTTCTGGCGCGATTCGCCAGTTGGGTTGATATCACTGTCAATGATGTCCGGCGGTGATG GAGTTGCGGATATTATGGGGAGAAAGTTTGGAACGGAAAAGATTCCTTATAACAAGAAAAAGAGCTGGGCTGGTAGCATTTCGATGTTTGCATTTGGTTTCTTAACTTCTCTTGG GATGCTGTACTACTTTTCTTCTCTGGGGTACTTCCAGTTAAATTGGGTATCAACCGTGAAAAGTGTTGCTGTAATTTCATTCCTAGCATCGGTTATTGAGTCTCTCCCTATCGGAGAACTGATAGATGATAACTTATCGGTCCCTCTAGCAACCATGATAATTGCTTATATGTGCTTCTCTTTGTAG
- the LOC141592710 gene encoding putative phytol kinase 1, chloroplastic isoform X2, protein MKLSRKLVHILSGLFFMVSWPLFSTSSTSRYFASLVPLANGLKLLVYGLSLVTDEGLVKSVTREGKPEELLRGPLYYVLILALCAVVFWRDSPVGLISLSMMSGGDGVADIMGRKFGTEKIPYNKKKSWAGSISMFAFGFLTSLGMLYYFSSLGYFQLNWVSTVKSVAVISFLASVIESLPIGELIDDNLSVPLATMIIAYMCFSL, encoded by the exons ATG AAGTTGAGCAGAAAGCTAGTCCATATCTTATCTGGGCTATTTTTCATGGTGTCCTGGCCTCTATTTAG CACGTCGTCAACTTCTCGCTATTTTGCATCTCTTGTACCACTTGCAAACGGCTTAAAACTTCTCGTGTATGGGCTTTCCCTCGTGACTGATGAAGGGCTTGTCAAATCAGTCACCCGAGAAGGAAAACCAGA AGAACTTCTACGCGGTCCACTATACTACGTTCTGATTTTAGCATTATGTGCTGTTGTCTTCTGGCGCGATTCGCCAGTTGGGTTGATATCACTGTCAATGATGTCCGGCGGTGATG GAGTTGCGGATATTATGGGGAGAAAGTTTGGAACGGAAAAGATTCCTTATAACAAGAAAAAGAGCTGGGCTGGTAGCATTTCGATGTTTGCATTTGGTTTCTTAACTTCTCTTGG GATGCTGTACTACTTTTCTTCTCTGGGGTACTTCCAGTTAAATTGGGTATCAACCGTGAAAAGTGTTGCTGTAATTTCATTCCTAGCATCGGTTATTGAGTCTCTCCCTATCGGAGAACTGATAGATGATAACTTATCGGTCCCTCTAGCAACCATGATAATTGCTTATATGTGCTTCTCTTTGTAG
- the LOC141592705 gene encoding SEC12-like protein 1, with protein sequence MEGVVSCGKWIKRPENVNLVVLSKTLDSKSVLEIFSYDSNTTSLSSSPMVTHEVDDGIIVTMAVHPNCEEIICSTTSGDCKVFELSFQEKSTKFSVREVPALQDVGLQNCVAFSVDGSKLAIGGDDGHLRIFEWPSMRVIIDEPKAHKSFSFMDFSLDSEFLASTSTSGSARVWNVNEGVPVATLPRKQDEKFELCCFSKDGTRPFLFCTEQKAKSKPVVGVWDMSTWKKIGHKQLLTKPASIISTSSDGKYLALGSRDGDFCVVDVKKMSVGHWSKRLHPGTFIGSLEFCPTERVVLTTTKEWGAKVTKLTVPVEWKDWQIYSILAALFLLSAVAFYIFYVLSDSFWQVPVVDMTTGPDMNTLLDDSHFSEDIFGSTEL encoded by the exons ATGGAAGGTGTTGTGAGTTGTGGGAAATGGATTAAACGCCCTGAAAATGTTAATCTTGTTGTTTTGTCTAAAACTCTTGATTCTAAATCGGTGTTGGAGATTTTCTCATATGATTCCAACACTACTTCTCTATCTTCATCTCCCATG GTTACCCATGAAGTTGATGATGGAATTATAGTTACTATGGCTGTTCACCCAAattgtgaagaaattatttgCTCTACCACCTCTGGTGATTGCAA AGTATTTGAATTGTCCTTTCAAGAAAAATCTACAAAGTTCTCTGTCAGGGAAGTACCAGCTCTACAAGATGTTGGACTGCAAAATTGTGTTGCTTTTAGCGTTGATGGATCAAAACTTGCCATTGGTGGAGAT GATGGACATCTCAGAATCTTTGAGTGGCCTAGCATGAGGGTTATTATAGATGAACCAAAAGCTCACAAATCCTTTAGTTTTATGGATTTCAG TCTAGACTCTGAGTTCTTAGCATCTACATCTACGAGTGGTTCAGCAAGAGTTTGGAATGTAAATGAAGGAGTTCCTGTGGCTACGCTACCACGCAAGCAG GATGAAAAATTTGAATTATGCTGTTTCTCAAAGGATGGAACAAGACCATTCTTATTTTGCACTGAGCAGAAAG CTAAGTCGAAACCAGTTGTTGGTGTTTGGGACATGAGTACTTGGAAGAAGATTGGGCATAAGCAACTGCTTACCAAACCTGCATCCATAATATCGACCAGTTCAGATGGGAAATATCTTGCCCT GGGAAGTAGAGATGGTGATTTCTGTGTAGTTGATGTGAAGAAGATGTCTGTTGGCCACTGGAGTAAGAGGCTGCACCCTGGTACCTTCATTGGGTCTCTGGAGTTCTGTCCCACTGAAAG GGTAGTACTTACAACTACTAAAGAATGGGGTGCTAAGGTGACAAAGCTAACCGTTCCTGTAGAATGGAAAG ATTGGCAGATTTACTCCATCCTAGCGGCTTTGTTTTTGCTTTCAGCAGTAGCTTTTTACATATTTTATGTGCTATCCGACTCCTTCTGGCAAGTTCCTGTTGTCGATATGACAACAGGACCAGACATGAATACGCTTCTCGACGATTCCCATTTTTCCGAGGATATATTTGGGTCAACAGAGTTGTAA
- the LOC141591280 gene encoding putative ALA-interacting subunit 2 — MMNKAYYRFTQQRLPTCKPVLKPACVISILILLGVISIPVGLTILRASENVTEVVDRYDVECVPSQYLNNKVGYIKDDSIPKNCTRILKVPKQMKAPVYIYYELDNFYQNHRRYVKSRCDKQLLDGLGHGLTSTCKPEEYSHDKLIVPCGLIAWSLFNDTYSFSRGTSKLKINRKNIAWKSDKEYKFGNNVYPLNFQNSSLIGGAKLDPSIPLSEQEDLIVWMRTAALPNFRKLYGKIEEDLNVGDIIVVDIMNNYNTYIFGGAKKLVLSTTNWLGAKNDFLGLAYLCVGSFTLLVSLILILLHVRNPRPYGDLSLLSWNLRSNST; from the exons ATGATGAACAAAG CTTATTATCGGTTTACACAACAAAGACTCCCTACTTGTAAACCTGTCTTGAAACCGGCATGT GTTATTTCCATACTTATTCTACTAGGCGTCATTTCCATTCCAGTTGGACTTACCATTTTACGTGCTTCTGAAAAT GTCACTGAGGTGGTTGATCGTTATGATGTCGAGTGCGTTCCTTCgcaatatttaaataataaagtGGGTTACATCAAAGATGATTCTATACCAAAGAATTGTACGCGAATTTTAAAG GTGCCAAAACAAATGAAAGCCCCGGTTTATATTTATTATGAACTCGATAACTTTTATCAAAACCACCGACG ATATGTAAAGAGTAGGTGTGACAAACAATTATTGGATGGGTTAGGACATGGTCTTACAAGTACATGTAAACCTGAAGAATATAGTCACGATAAACTTATAGTTCCATGTGGATTAATTGCATGGAGTTTGTTCAATGATACTTATAGCTTTTCTCGTGGAACATCCAAGTTAAAAATTAATAGGAAAAATATAGCATGGAAAAGTGACAAAGAGTACAAATTTGGAAATAATGTTTACCCATTGAATTTTCAAAATAGCTCTCTTATTGGTGGAGCAAAGCTCGATCCAAGTATACCG CTAAGTGAGCAAGAAGATCTTATTGTATGGATGCGTACGGCTGCCTTACCAAATTTTCGGAAATTATATGGAAAAATTGAAGAAGATTTAAATGTTGGAGATATTATTGTTGTAGATATCATGAACAATTACAACACTTACATATTTGGAGGAGCAAAGAAATTAGTATTATCTACTACAAATTGGTTAGGAGCAAAGAATGACTTCCTTGGTCTTGCCTACCTTTGTGTTGGTTCATTTACCTTGCTTGTTTCTCTCATCCTCATTTTGCTACATGTCCGAAATCCGAG GCCTTATGGAGACCTAAGTTTGTTATCTTGGAATCTACGAAGTAATTCTACATGA